In Mytilus trossulus isolate FHL-02 chromosome 10, PNRI_Mtr1.1.1.hap1, whole genome shotgun sequence, the DNA window tctttgacagattccccatttccatttttagTAGCAATTTTGTTGATGGGTTGCTACATGTATACTTGCATCCTTTAATGAATCAGGAGAAATACACCCTCTCTCAATCTAATTGTGGGATTCAGACACGCATGTATTCAACATTCAGAAGTATTTTTATGTAGGATGTATTGATAATTTGATTGTGTATTTGGCTTTTGTAACCAAAAATAGAAAGAGGTAGGATGTATTTCCTCTGTTCTTCTTTCACTCATTAAAGCATAAAGTTGTTAAAGTTAATTCTAAATagtcaaaataaaacacttaATAGGAGTGTGCACTGTAACAGGAGTGTGGTTAGTTACTGTCTTGATTAAACAGGAGTGTGTACCGTAATTAAGTTATTGTTAGTTACTGCCTTGATCTAACAGGAGTGTGTACTGTAATTAAGTTGTTGTGGTTAGTTACTGCCTTGATCTAACAGGAGTGTGTACCATAATTAAGTTGTTGTGGTTGGTTACTGTCTTATCTAACAGGAGTGTGTACTGTTATTAAGTTGTGGTTAATTACTGTCTTGATCTAACAGGAGTGTGTACCATGATTTAGTTGTTGTGGTTAGTTACTGCCTTGATCTGACAGGAGTGTGTACTGTAATTAAGTTGTTGTGGTTAGTTGCTGCCTTGATCTAACAGGAGTGTGTACTGTACTAAGTTGTGGTCAGTTACTGCCTTAATCTGACAGGAGTGTGATCCGTGATTTAGTTGTTGTGGTTAGTTACTGCCTTGATCTGACAGGAGTGTGTACCGTAATTAAGTTGTTGTGGTTTGTCTTGATCTAACAGGAGTGTGTACCGTAATTAAGTTGTTGTGGTTAGTTACTGTCTTTATCTAACAGGAGTGTGTACCATAATTAATTTGTGGTTAGTTACTGTCTTGATCTGACAGGAGTGTGCATGTACCGTAATTAAGTTGTTGTGGTTGGTTACTGTCTTGATCTAACAGGAGTGTGTACCATACTTAAGTTGTTGTGGTTGGTAACTGCCTAAATCTAACAGGAGTGTGTACCATAATTAAGTTGTTGTGGTTGGTAACTGCCTAAATCTAACAGGAGTGTGCACCATAATTAAGTTGTTGTGGTTGGTTACTGTCTTGATCTAACAGGAGTGTATACCGTACTTAAGTTGTTGTGGTTGGTTACTGTCTTGATCTAACAGGAGTGTGTACCGTACTTAAGTTGTTGTGGTTGGTTACTGTCTTGATCTAACAGGAGTGTGTACCATAATTAAGTTGTTGCGGTTGGTTACTGTCTTGATCTAACAGGAGTGTGTACCATAATTAAGTTGTGGTTGGTTACTGTCTTGATCTAACAGGAGTGTGTACCATTATTAAGTTGTTGTGGTTGGTTACTGTCTTGATCTAACAGGAGTGTGTACCATAATTAAGTTGTTGTGGTTGGTTACTGTCTTGATCTAACAGGAGTGTGTACCGTACTTAAGTTGTTGTGGTTGGTTACTGTCTTGATCTAACAGGAGTGTGTACCATAATTAAGTTGTTGTGGTTGGTTACTGTCTTGATCTAACAGGAGTGTGTACCGTACTTAAGTTGTTGTGGTTGGTTACTGTCTTGATATTACAATGTGAGATTTAGTAAAGACTCAAAAGCCTTGAAATAAATTCACGAAAAAATGGTTGTTTCGGAATTAATTCTCTTATTTTTAGGTGGAACTTAGCTTGTATGATGAAAGagaaatgtcaaatttttaacaACTGATGTGTCTTAATATAAAGAATAGGATAGCATGATAATCTTTTGGACTTAAACAGCTAAACTTTAATTCAAAAGATAGTAAGAGGCTAAGAAATGTATTTCtacaatttaatcaaatttttattcaaaagtaatACAGATGGTAgacaaaattaaacaacataATGACAAGTTATGACAATATAAGTATACTAATTGTTAGATATTTATACATGGCATAGTGTGACATTAATAATTTCATGAGTATTTAGTATTTACATGATTACATAATACAGATATTTTGGCACTTATCAAAATTATCCTTGACCAttaagttatatataatatgtattataaatagtGACATTATTCTGTGTAGATCTCAGAGAAATGAATGCATTTTCCTCGGAGCTTTCATGTATGGATCCAGGGTTTGAGGTAAGAAGGTTTCTTTCAAAGGGAATAGggagttaaatttatatataaggAGAGTGTCATGCCCTTAATTAggattttgaagaatatttagacTGAATCTTTGATTGTCCCATGTATGTACTTTATATATAAGGGACTTTTTGCAAGACAAAATTAATGTCATAAGCAACCATACCAAATTTGCTTCTTTTCACTCAAGGAGCTTTTGAAACCTTTTGTCTTTTGTGttctaaggattttttttatgcattatcTACGTAATggatttacattttttcaaaattcttgaCTTTCTTTAATAATGGTCATTCAGAAAAATGGACACGGCCTGCAATGatttatacaaacatatatctatataataaacattaaaCGGTAATAGAGGGATATTTGCAATGATTAGGGCAGATAATTAAAAGAcgtttcatttatattcatatttcattttatggACTGCAGATCACTCTATACAATATGTGGTAGATACCATATATGGAGGGTTATTTTCAAGGtcgtaaaatttaacaattttcattgattaaggtatacaaaataaaaatattgtggcggttatttttttggggatataaattttttatcaatacctttgcatgtacacctTTAATTTGGCAGAATTTAGTTTTTCGTGATTTTTTTCCATCTTCGAAAGTAAGTGAAAATGAAcaacccgcgaaaataaccagCTATACGGCAATTGCCACAATTCAAGTGTTATGTATGTAAAAGTATACTATGGTCGATTTAACTTCAATTTCTACaaaatgaagtcatttgaagCACCTAAAGATGAAGTGATAAAAAACTGATTTGAAATGAGTACAATAGAAAACTGAAGGTATTGAGTAAAACATATTCTTTATCAATCTTGACATGTTCTTTGGAAAGAGTCCAGGTATGGGGAATAGAAATCAAtgtctttttatatattatttaattgtGTTGCACACCATGCATGTAATTTATCATGTTCACAGTTCATTGACCTATCGTTACCTGTTGAATAAGTATTAAGTCTAAATGTAGAAGTTGTAagaacaattgtgaaaaaatgttctttaattgattttataactatttttatagCTAATTGACATATATACATTGCCCCCAGACATTTGCAAGGATGTACAACTTCACTATGTTATAACAGTTGGAATGGGTATACATGTAGATTTACATGCATATGATATGTAATTTaacagtatacatgtacattttacatGCATATGATATGTAATTTAAAACTCAGAATTGAGTTTGTTTGATCTATTTTATTACTTATTTATGATCCCCTTTCATGGAGGGATATTATACTTTATTCATCTTGTCATCTTGTTAGTCACTGATCCTACTGTATTATGGAAAGATCCGATATTTGATCAAACACTTTTTGAAGAAAAGATGTAGAGTTTAAATGATTTTCCCATCTACTATGCAGTCATTTTcagatgtttgatttttttttgtcaatatcaaaaactttatataagGATATACTTTGAATGACATCACACGCAACATCTTTAACTGATTGTTTTATCCGAGTACAGATGTTAATACCTTTTTATATGCATTACtttctttccattttatttcaaagtgcAAAAAAGACTTTGTGTCAGCTGGGTCTACAAGTTGCAACTGGCACAACTGTGTACAAACTCCTCAACCCCCCCTGACTACAAGTGAATAGTAAGGGACATTTGCCACTCCTAGGACAGTAGGAGCCATTATGTCATTATAATTTGACTGTggaaaaatatatgtatgcaaAATCAGGGTTTAAAATTGTGGTTCAccataatatgaaaatgaaatagattCTGGTAGGCACTCATTCTTGTTATAACTGAGTGTGTATAATATAGGGTTAAGCAACTTTTAAAAAGCTTCTGACTATGGATATATTGCAAGGAATGTGTATCAGTCATCAGTCAAATTAAGTTATTTTGCTTCTGACAAGAAAATTCTAAAGTTATATGACTTCGTAAGAGCTGGTAGAAAAAGACCAATTTAAAGAGGCTGGGGTTTAAATTCTAGTGTCTTTTGATGATTTTTAGATAGTTGTCTTGTCTGGGACCATAGTCCTATAAAGGATGCAGGGCTTTTAGATAGTTGTCTTGTCTGGGACCATAGTCCTATAAAGGATGCAGGGCTTTTAGATAGTTGTCTTGTCTGGGACCATAGTCCTATAAAGGATGCAGGGCTTTTAGATAGTTGTCTTGTCTGGGACCATAGTCCTATAAAGGATGCAAGACTAAGACTTGTAGTTTGTGTTATTTCCTTGTTAGAGTTTCTGAAGTGTTTAAACAGGCagacatatctctgtgtaaACAGTTTATTCAATTCAAGGCAAAAACGtttctgatataaaaaaaaaaatgtagtaatGATGAAATTGTGTCTGATAAAATGTACTTGTGGTGGCCTTGCCAACAGAATTAGTATCCCATTAATCATTGTCATGTCATTACACTTACTCGTATACACATctcaatgtaaaaatgtctccttgaatgaacaaaaaaaagagCTGTTAAGATCCATAGTCAAAATGATAGAGGCTattctttttatacattttgctttGCTCAGTTATTTTGTCAGTTGTAAAAGACTATTTGAGGTTCACCTTGCAAATAATTTGCAATGGGTTGAATGATTTAAAGATTGAGGCAGTCAGGTAAGGTGAATTgggatatatttgaaattaaattctAATTCGTAAACTCcaacaaacaatcaaataatCACAAACTCTCACATGGGAGACACCACTTGCAGAGACAAGTGctcattttattataaatatgagTATAATATTGTGGAAAGTTCATATAAATACACAGATATTAACCCTCACCATGCTGAATTGTTTTcagaaaatgtctaattttcatttatttgcaaaaatatgcaaatgcAAATGAGCTTAGCCCTGTTGCTGTAGCATATTGATTCCTTTAAATCTAATGTAGCTGATCACAGGGTGGGGTGGTCTGGGTGGGTGGGCGTCAATTTGCCCCAAAGTGAGTCATCAGGTGCAAAAAGCGtcaattttgcagatttttcctCGTTTCTCTTGACCCAGAAGACCCAGGGATGCTGGTAAAGGTATTTAGCTGTAGCCTGTATGTAGAGTGGACCCTACTTAACAAATTGACCCCAACAGTTGTTAGGTCGGAGTGAATCTCTACAGAAGGTCATTTGTACCAAAAATATggaatttcacaatttttgccTATTTCTGACTTCAAATGGACCCAAAAGGCCAAAACCGGAAGTAGTTGTTTCCTAACCTGGGGTTTACACtatttttgcaagttttatgCCTCTGAACTTCCTGTGTGAGTTACAGATGTGAAGCCCACCCCTCCAAAAAATTGAGTTTTagccaatttcaattttccaagtccGTATTTGTGCTCATAAAGCTACTTATTCATGAGAAACGTGCATATGGATAGCCTAAGGTTGACGGAACatgcataacttttaaaataagtatcataaagtGGACTTCTAAAAGTTTGGAACACCATTTGAGCCAAATAACGGTTATTTGGGTAAGCCCGTCATTGATGGTCaccgcatggtaagggttaagcagcttgtacatgtactagttTCCCCATAATAGTGGTCtacaaatctgaaaataaacaatatgattaacaatattatttaGTTGGCAAAAttcgattttttaaaatgaaagattttatatttccaagtatggtgtacatgttttacatatatattcactTAAAAAATGGgaggattttccagttttcatacaataactcaaaaatgctttcagcaTGCCTCATAAAATATTGGTGAATAGTTGATATCTATGGAGGTATTAGATTCCttttgattttacatttccAAGTTATGtagtttttatctttaaataaagGGTGTCAgaattttccagtttttggaccatacatttaaattttgtaactCAAAAATTAAttcagcagttctcatgaaactttggtgaattgtttatatctactGATGTAGGCTCCCTTtcagttttaatgaaaaaaggGGGTTGGGGGGGTTGGAAGGAGGGGGCATATCATGCACTCATGATGCAGCTGTTAATTAACAATTGTCGATTCACAGAGTTAATATCAAAGACAGTTGTCTTCTTCTCTGTTGaaacttgtacaacaaaaatgGAAGGGGTCGGTCATTCACTGATAAAAAGAGGGAGATTTTAACATTAACTTTTATCTAATCTACCTATGTTGACCTTTAAATGACCAGTGTAGCAATAAAACTTGGCAGGTGAATGTGTGAATGGTCATTATCACCAAAACCAGATTTATCAATAAGTAGATTTaccattgaacatgttgaaagttTAAAGTATTTAGTCATAAGcatatagaaatcaataaaaaaggTTATTTATATAGGTATTTATAAATAGGTAAattattatgaatataattGTTTGATTTGATCAGTTTTACAGATAATTGCTGAACTTGGtttcttataaattttttgtGGTGTTTGATGGTAAAGATGGGATGTCATTCATTTCTGTAAAATTCTGCAGTTCCCTAACACCCCCCCtgccaaagggccaagtgagcttttctcatcgcTTAAATAGAATGAACACTTCATAAGGCCAAACAAAAGTAGGTTTGTGTTTTACAGTGTTCGTCTTGTGGATAATCGGGAAGGTAGATTGAATAAGATGGAATTCttacttatttcaatttttaatctTCAGGATAAAGGGAGACAAGCTGTTTTTAATACGATTCACTTCAAAAAGTATCAACACAATTACATTTTACTCTTAATTGGCCTATAAATGCAAAAGAAGTTAAGGATATTTTGATCAAATTCATGACACTAAAAAACTGCACACTCATTGAAAACAAAAGCTGTGGCACATTGCTTTTATTGCTGCTTTTCAACTGAATTCAAATGACCACTTATAGCctcaaatagatataagaagatgtggtatgagtataATAGACCTGTTAGCAAAGAATCCAAATTAAATTGATTAGATTcacagctataaagttctgtacaaaattatagaaaaacatttcttaatttatatcaGTAGTGTATACcagacttttaatttttaattatatatatacgagccattctaaattatttaaaaaaatgtttgatagcTTGTCATCACAATATGCTTCTGCTTAATCTGTCCAAAACTTACTGTAGTAGTAGGACAGGTGAATGTCAGCATCCCCAGTACACTAGGGTAAAATGAGTTTGGAAAATTACATTAAGATgtagaaatggaaaaaaataagtcaatatttgaaaattagatAATCAGGTCCCTAGTGCTCTATGCTATCTTAGAACTTAGAAATTTCCTCACCATCGAACTGATCAATATAGGAAGCAATAAGTCTACTTCTCTATGTCACTATACAGATGTAATTATCATCAGCGTCTCCGTTCTTCCCAGTTTAGATGACAGCTGTCTGATTGTTGGAGAAGGATttcatacaacatgtacaatgctCATTTTGATTAGGTCTTGGTAGTAAATTTGTTTCAACTTGGGAAAGGAGAGAATTTATTTAGTTCTTCTGATTAAAAGTTAATGGAATATAagttactacatgtatataactggaaCATAAACATGTAATGTGTGCCTTAAAATATTTCCGTTCTAGAAAAATGGCCTATATACAGACACCAAGTAAACAAAATGAGttatgatagatataggaagatgtggtgtgagtgccaatgagacaactctccatccaagtaacaatttaaaaagtaaaccattataggttaaagtacggccttcaacagtcttaattataaaaatgataaacattcaACCTCTTTTGTCGCTTATTACATCATTTGTTATCAAATCTTAATTTGTGTTCTTTTTCTCTTTCTAGAATTCCATTCGACACAATTTGTCCCTACACAGTCGATTTATGAGAATTCAAAATGAAGGGACTGGTAAGAGCTCATGGTGGGTTCTCAACCCAGATGCTAAACCTGGGAAAACACCTCGCCGACGAGCAGGTAGTATGGAAACTAAAAGCTATGAAAAAAGACGCGGTCGTGTTAAAAAGAAGGTTGAAGCTGTCAGAGCAGCCATGGAAAATATCATGAATGGTTCACCTTCTGGAGATGACTTTTTAAGTGATTCACCGCTTGGCTTTCAACTTAGCCCTGAATTCAGACCTCGGGCAAGTTCTAATGCAAGTAGTTGTGGACGATTGTCACCTATTCAGGCAGCTCATGAACCCGATCTCCATGACAGTCAAGTGCCACCTATGTCCCCCATTCCTTGGGGTTCTGAATTTGACTCTATAGATGATACAATTGGTCAGTATGATGACCAGTTAGTTGACACTTTAGTAGGAAGTATGAAGTTGTGTGAGTCTACGAAGATTGGATTGGGTAGCGATAATAACATTGGTAACGTTGAACAGAATGACATTGAAATGAGCTTCGATGGAACTGTGCCCTTGACACAGTTGCTATCCAATAGTTCTGATAGGATTAACTTAACTAACGTGCCCTTGTCCCAGTTTAATCAAAGTGCCAACAGAGACACAGCTCAGTATCGTAACCTTCCAGCCCCTCCTGCATATCCCGGTGATTCTATGCGAAGAAGTCCACTACAACAGCAGCCAAGCCTGGAACAGTTAGGTTTACAAAATGGAGGCTCATTTGATTTAGGCCTCCAGAGACAAAACAGTGGTAATTTAGGTATGAATTATGGAGGTCAGCAAAATTCTATGTTTACACAGCAAGATTATAATCAGATTCCACGGATGAATTCACAATTGAGCCAACAGTTGAGTCAATTAAATGTGAATACGCAACAACAGATGCAGTCACCTGCTCGTTCCCCACAACAATCACATCAACAAATCAGTCCTAATTACGGTAACCAACGCAGCTACGGGTCTCCTCAGCAGCAGTCTCCGCAGaacaaacaaatttcaaatcagCTTCAGAATCAGGCACAGCAACAACAACAAGCAGGTGAAAGATCTCTTCTTCAACGTTGTTTGGAAGCACCCTCAGATTCACTTCTCAGAGCCGCcttaacacaaaaaaacactCAGGGTTTCATAAATATGTCAGATAATCTGCCAAATACATCAATGTATAATAATACTGGATATGAAAATCGTCAGATCATGTCACCGGGATTGCAGCTAAATAATAACGGGCTCAATAATAATCTTATAAACATGCCTTTACAACCAAACAGGGTTGGAATGATGAATACATCGGCTGGGAACATGCAGATTTCACAGCAACAAATGCCTGTACAACAAACAATGCAGGTTCAAAAACCAAACTCGTCAAATTCGCTTAATGAAATAGAAGCAGATTTCTTTGAACCTCAAGGCTTCGATATGGAACAGATGCTTCAACATGAGCTCAGTTTAGAGGGAAATCTTGATTTCAATTTTGACCCTACCTCAAATAATACAGATACAAGCCAAAATTTAGTACGATGATGTTATAGATCTATAGTTTAGCTCCGAAGGTTGGAAATTTAGAaagattatgaaaaaaaaatgttatggaAATGTTTCGTgtgatattgtttttgttttgtttgttaaagaTCGTCATGTTGTTGTGATATAAATACTTGTTACTGATGAAGTTTCGGTTAATTATTGGCAGCATTGGTCAAGCTTGAGCTGTCCAAATACCCAAAAGA includes these proteins:
- the LOC134687026 gene encoding forkhead box protein O-like isoform X2, giving the protein MNAFSSELSCMDPGFENSIRHNLSLHSRFMRIQNEGTGKSSWWVLNPDAKPGKTPRRRAGSMETKSYEKRRGRVKKKVEAVRAAMENIMNGSPSGDDFLSDSPLGFQLSPEFRPRASSNASSCGRLSPIQAAHEPDLHDSQVPPMSPIPWGSEFDSIDDTIGQYDDQLVDTLVGSMKLCESTKIGLGSDNNIGNVEQNDIEMSFDGTVPLTQLLSNSSDRINLTNVPLSQFNQSANRDTAQYRNLPAPPAYPGDSMRRSPLQQQPSLEQLGLQNGGSFDLGLQRQNSGNLGMNYGGQQNSMFTQQDYNQIPRMNSQLSQQLSQLNVNTQQQMQSPARSPQQSHQQISPNYGNQRSYGSPQQQSPQNKQISNQLQNQAQQQQQAGERSLLQRCLEAPSDSLLRAALTQKNTQGFINMSDNLPNTSMYNNTGYENRQIMSPGLQLNNNGLNNNLINMPLQPNRVGMMNTSAGNMQISQQQMPVQQTMQVQKPNSSNSLNEIEADFFEPQGFDMEQMLQHELSLEGNLDFNFDPTSNNTDTSQNLVR
- the LOC134687026 gene encoding forkhead box protein O-like isoform X1 — protein: MDVQPVDIDPNFEPQTRVRSNTWPCRPREVIADAQCSPVSDESVSGDPHKPENNGLKTKSSSRRNAWGNLSYADLITKAIQNSPEQRLTLSQIYDWMVQNVPYFKDKGDSTSSAGWKNSIRHNLSLHSRFMRIQNEGTGKSSWWVLNPDAKPGKTPRRRAGSMETKSYEKRRGRVKKKVEAVRAAMENIMNGSPSGDDFLSDSPLGFQLSPEFRPRASSNASSCGRLSPIQAAHEPDLHDSQVPPMSPIPWGSEFDSIDDTIGQYDDQLVDTLVGSMKLCESTKIGLGSDNNIGNVEQNDIEMSFDGTVPLTQLLSNSSDRINLTNVPLSQFNQSANRDTAQYRNLPAPPAYPGDSMRRSPLQQQPSLEQLGLQNGGSFDLGLQRQNSGNLGMNYGGQQNSMFTQQDYNQIPRMNSQLSQQLSQLNVNTQQQMQSPARSPQQSHQQISPNYGNQRSYGSPQQQSPQNKQISNQLQNQAQQQQQAGERSLLQRCLEAPSDSLLRAALTQKNTQGFINMSDNLPNTSMYNNTGYENRQIMSPGLQLNNNGLNNNLINMPLQPNRVGMMNTSAGNMQISQQQMPVQQTMQVQKPNSSNSLNEIEADFFEPQGFDMEQMLQHELSLEGNLDFNFDPTSNNTDTSQNLVR